The nucleotide sequence AAAATACACTCATGGCGTGGTGGATGCTCCCTTTTGTCTTTGGGCTCTTGCGGCCCATCTCCCCTCCACGGTCACGTGCGCCGGTGAACCACTTCCCCAGCGCCATTTCCACTTGCTTGCGGTTCACACTTTGAGTAATTGCATTACTCTTCAGTGCACCTAAAAACAAAGGAGCATAAGTCAATTTAGCAAGGTTCTTTTTTGCTCCAACTTGCAACTCTTCAAATCATTCAGTagattaaaacacatttccacatgTGGTAAGCTAAAATGTTTGCCCTAGGGTGACATTTAACATGGAGTTTTATATACCTATAACCCTTTTtccattatatgttgaaatttacAGTAGCCTCAAATGCACACCAGATTTGAGCGACATTAGAAACCATTTTCCATGAATATATCAAAATTCATGAATTCTCCCGAGGCGACCCCTTGGTATGCATTATTTTAATGCGCCAGGTCGTTTTATTACTAGTTAGTTACTAGTATTACTAGTGTGTTCTAACTTACAGGAGCACTTTTGTGTCCCCACAAACAACCGTATCATTTAACTTCggataaataaaagaaaggcCAAATACAAGTTTCATTGAGcaattaaaaaactgaatttacaaTAGAAAACTTCAAAAAGACGCAGATCTTTGAAGCACAGCTTGCCCATCCGTCCAGTCACGTTGTACTGCCGTTGCAGTTCTGGCACCATTAGGAACTTCATCATCCTCCTGGTGTCATCTTCTAGTGAGGAACCCCCTATGTCTGCAACCATGGCAACCTTAAGAGTAAACAGTAAGAGCACAGTACATTCAAAGTCACAGGAAGAAAACGCCATATTAAGTCagaaaatatcataaaatattaaaataaaaagccgTCAATTTCTGAGCTTGTATTTGGGTATGCTATGCATCGCGATAACATATAGGATATTGCTAGGCAAATGTGTCAAAAAAGTGTCAACATATTCctgtatttcattttctttgcaaCATGATGGAAGGACACATTTCCGGCATGTGTGCTATAAGCAGAGACTCACACACAACTCACGAGTATAAGTATAATGGTCTTTATAACTTGTCTATTTAGCTAAGGACTGTTTTTTCTGATTTAAGATTAGTCAATGCAGCAGTGAACTGATGTTCAAGTTTACTTAAGTCATTTCATTGGGACTACATTTAGGTGAAAAATGTTGTAGCAGACATGGTTGACATGGTTTGTTATACATTTACAAAGTTTTGAAGCAACCTGGCATGGGACTTGAACTCTGCAAAGTTTAGTGATTCATTAAGCATGGGAAGGATTTTgtcagaagaaagaaaacacaggaaaacaagaAGATCTGGCCCCCAAAAACTTACCACTGCAGACATGAATTCAGGGTCTGACAACTTCTCATTCATGGCGATAACGTCCTCAACGTTGGCCAGGGGGAAAACAGCGCCATCCGGTATTGCCATGACTGGCATGGAATCTTTTTTGAGCAGTGCGTTTAGCATCTGCCCATGCAGCTTCAGTGTGTCCTTCACTTCTTCTAGCAATGTCACTAATGTGATGAACATTGCTCTATCAATGTTTTGGGGGGCTAAAGTTTGGCCACGCAGTAACTGGGCTGCTCTGTGGCCAGGAGACGGGGTGGGGCTGCCGTCAAGTAGGCTCATGCTGAGGCCACTTCTGGGAGACCCACAGGGGTTTCTCGGGGTCAGACTCTGTCTTGCTGGGCTGACCCTGGTTACCTGGTGACTAAATTTGTTGACCAAATTTACAATTTGTAAGCATAAACTTTGACTTAAAAGAACATTTCAATACCTCTAaacgaaaacaaaaaaaactataaatacTATGGCAGATCTACAAGCTCATAATGCATTGTAACATCAGGCGTTGTGAAATCGCTCACCCTCCCAGAATCGTTGGGGCTGCTCCCCCCGCTGGATCCGCTCCTCCTGCGGGAACCCGCTCCTCTGGGATCTGCTCCGCCTCCCGGAACCATGGGCGCTGCTCCGCCCCCCGGTGACATGGGCGCTGCTTCCCCTGCGGGATCCATGGGACCTGTGCCTCTGGGACCTGCTCTGCCACCTGGAAACTTGAGGGCTGCTGAGTCCCCTCTGGGACACACAAGGGCTGCTGAGTCCCCTCTGGGACACGTGAGGGCTGCGGCTTCTCCTGCGGATGGTCCTCTGCACAATTTGGAAGCAGAAGTACTGCATTAACACCATTTCCAATATCCTAAGAGAAAGAAATACCGGTAACACTGCagcaaattaaaaacacaacactaccattaaaaagttttatatatatatatatatattagtgctGTAGCGGCGCGTCGATGATGTTGACGCTTCGACGTCAACATTACGTCAACGTCCTATTTTTTGCGTCGAcacttctttatttatttattttttgcacgTTCCCCACGGTACAGCTTGCCACACACACGGGAGAGCGAAACATTGCAGAATAGAGGACGAAGACAACTAGAAGTGAATGTGCTTTCCATTAAATGAATCACACACATTAAGCAAACcc is from Micropterus dolomieu isolate WLL.071019.BEF.003 ecotype Adirondacks unplaced genomic scaffold, ASM2129224v1 contig_12774, whole genome shotgun sequence and encodes:
- the si:dkey-172k15.5 gene encoding uncharacterized protein si:dkey-172k15.5 — protein: MVMKCLQGEKGEDHPQEKPQPSRVPEGTQQPLCVPEGTQQPSSFQVAEQVPEAQVPWIPQGKQRPCHRGAEQRPWFREAEQIPEERVPAGGADPAGGAAPTILGGHQVTRVSPARQSLTPRNPCGSPRSGLSMSLLDGSPTPSPGHRAAQLLRGQTLAPQNIDRAMFITLVTLLEEVKDTLKLHGQMLNALLKKDSMPVMAIPDGAVFPLANVEDVIAMNEKLSDPEFMSAVVAMVADIGGSSLEDDTRRMMKFLMVPELQRQYNVTGRMGKLCFKDLRLFEVFYCALKSNAITQSVNRKQVEMALGKWFTGARDRGGEMGRKSPKTKGSIHHAMSVFCIKGVVHF